The Desulfonatronum lacustre DSM 10312 region AGCAATTCAAAGTAGTTCACGCAAAATATCCTTGCAGTACAGGGTCGCCCCTTGCCGCGGGAATTGATCAAGCTCGACGCGAAGCACGCCAACCATGTTCATCATGAAAATCCGCACATTACCCGAGCCTTGCTCCACAGGCAAGAAAATGTGGGGAGAGTTCATGGTTTTCGGGCATCCGGGCATCAAGTGTTTTGAAGGCCACGCTCGGGCAGGGCCATTTTGTTCTCTGGAAAATGGCTATAATTTCAGAGTAGTATGTTTTAGGGTGTTCAAGGGGAACCCCCAAGGGTGGGCTGGCAATCATCGAAATCGCTATCGAAATCGTGATCGAAATCGATTTCTGATAACATTCCGATTTCGATCACGATTTCGATTTCGATACCGATCCTGAGTGCCCGTGGTTCGAGAACAAAATTGCCCTGCACGCTCGGGGAAAAGTTGTTGATTCCGTTCAGAAAGCCGGGTAATTGTAAAGATGGCAGCTTTAAAATTCCTGATGCCCGCGCAGGTCGAACCTTCATTTCGGCGTTGCAACCAGTTTCATTGATGGCGCTCAACCCATGCTCGACAATACGACCGCACCTCGTTCGTCTGTTCAACAGGCACGCAAAGACGTCACGTCCCCGAAACGCAAAACCCGGACCATAGCCGTTGCCAGCGGCAAGGGCGGAGCCGGCAAGACGTCGGTGGCCGCTTGTCTGGCCTGGATATTGGCGGAGCAGGGACGAAGGGTTTGCCTGGTGGACGTGGATCTGGGCCTTTCCAATGTGGACGTGCTTCTGGGAATAACTCCCGGGCATACCCTGGAAGAGGTCGTTATCGACAACCTTCCCATGGAGCAGGCCATCACCAGGGTGCGTCCGGGTCTGGACGTTATTTCAGGCGGCTCGGGGATCGCCGCCCTTACGGAGATGACCAAGGCAAAACAGATCGATTTCTTGAAGAAAATCAAATCGCTGGACAGCTATGATTTTTTGCTCCTGGATAATGCGCCGGGAATCCATCGGCAGGTTGTCGCCTTTTGCCTGGCCGCCAGGGAACAGGTCATCGTCGTCAACCCCGAACCGACCTCCGTAACCGACGGATACGCACTGCTCAAGGTCCTTCGGCAGAACGGACTGCGTCGACCGCCTTATATCCTGCTGAACAAGGTTAAAGAGGGCTTTGACCACGCAACGCTGATCAAACGCTTCGCCGCTGTCTGCAAAAAGCACCTGGGAGCGCTGATCCTTCCGCTGGGCGCCGTCCCCGAGGATCCCGTCTTCCATGTTGCTTCGACCCGGTCCGTACTGCCCGTGGCCTTTCGGCCCCAAGCCCCCGGGTCCCTGGCCCTGACCCGGGTGGCCAACCTGATCGTCAAGCGCATGGCTCCGGAAACCCTGCATTCTCATTTCCACGGCTTCTGGGCTGCTTCGCTGTTCACGATGTTCCAGGGGCTGCACCTGCCCGCGGACGGAGCGTCCACGGCAAGCCCGAAGACGTCTCCCCCCTCCGCCGCGCCTCCGGCGTCGCCCGAAGCCGAAACGCGACCTTCGGTTCAGGACGTGGTTCAACGCCTGGACCACGTCGTAGCGGAGTTGGCCGACACAGTGGCCAAAAGCATACGGCATCCCCAGGCTTCCCCTTCGGAAGACGCTTCAGAGGCAGCGCACCGCTTGGCTCTTACGGCGGAGCGGTTGCAACGCCTCGCGGAAATCTGGAAGAAGGCGGCCATGTCCTCGCTCAAGGCTTCGACGGCCAACCCGGACGCGAAGCCATGAGCCCTTGGCTGAAGCGAGAAGGCGACCTATTCTGAAAGAGGTTTTGCTTGCCCCCCTTTTCGTCGCCCTCCTATGAGAAAGCATGGCAGATTTGTTTTCGTTCCTCACCCACTATCTGAACGGTATCGAAATCGAATTCGAGCTTCATGCCCAAGATGACGCAATCACCGGGTGATGCACAGCATTTTCCGATTCTGATTCCGATTTCGATCGCGATTGATTTTGAGGAGAACAGATTTGTCCCCTTATGAGAAAGGCCTGGGTTTGACTTTACGAGCCACTCTTTACTAAACTTTTTTTTGGTGACGGCCATCCCGGTGGTTCCGGGAGGGCTTTTTTCGTTTTCACCGTCGACACGCCTTCAACCGAGAACCTTCAATATTCAAGGAGTTCCGAAGCATGCCGAATTTCAAGCCGGCGCGGCGCTTGGCGCAGTTGCCGCCGTATCTGTTCGCTGAAATTGACCGGGTCAAGAATGAAGTCAAGGCCAAGGGAGTGGACATCATCGACCTGGGAGTAGGGGACCCGGATCTGCCGACCCCGGACTTCATCATCCAGTCCATGAACAAGGCCGTGGCCAAGAGCGAACATCACCGCTATCCATCCTACTCCGGGCTGAACTCCTTTCGGGAGTGCGTGGCCAGATGGTACAAATCGCGCTTCGGCGTAACCCTGGACCCCACCTCCCAGGTGCTCAGCCTGATCGGCTCCAAGGAGGGTTTGGCCCACTTCCCCCTGGCCTTCGTGGACCCCGGCGACCTGGTCATGACCTCGACGCCCAATTATCCGGTCTATCCCATCGCGACCATGTTCGCCGGCGGCGAGACCCATTTCGTGCCGTTGACCGAATCCACGGATTTTTTGCCGGATTTGGACGCCATCCCCGAGGACGTGTGGAAACGGGCCAAGATTTTTTTCCTGAACTACCCCAACAACCCCACCTCGGCCATGGCCCCGCGAAGCTTCTACGAGAAGCTGATCGCCAAAGCCCGGGAGTTCGGGACCATCCTGGTTCATGACGCCGCGTATTCGGAAATGTACTACAATCCGGCCAACAAACCGCTCAGCATCCTGGAAATCCCCGGTGCCATGGACGTGGCCATTGAGTTCCATTCCTTGTCCAAGACCTACAACATGACCGGCTGGCGCGTGGGCATGGCCGTGGGCAATCAGGAGTTGGTGCAAGGCCTGGGCAAGATCAAGAGCAACATCGACTCCGGCATCTTCCAGGCCGTCCAGGAAGCCGGGATTACCGCCCTGGATCACGGCGAGGCCTTTGCCCAGGAGATGCGGGACATCTACAAGGGGCGGCGGGACGTGGTGGTGGCGGAACTGGCCAAGATCGGCCTGGAGTGTCGCTCCCCGGAGGCCACGTTCTACGTCTGGACCAAAGTCCCCCAGGGCCGCGATTCCACCGGCTTCGTGGCCGAGGTGCTCCAGAAGACCGGAGTGGTGGTCACGCCGGGCAACGGATTCGGCACGCCTGGAGAGGGCTACTTCCGCATCGCCCTGACCGTGGGCGAGGACCGTTTGCTGGAAGCTTTGGCCCGGATCGCCAAGCTGTAATGACGGCAGGGAAGGGGGGAACATGCTGTTTCCCTCTTTTTTTTCTTGAACTGTTCGAAGTCGATCTTTACTTGCGGGCATGACGCAATCCCGGACCACGCGGGCGTTCATCAGTCTGGGCTCGAACCTTGGAGACCAGGAAGACAATCTGCGGCAAGCGCGTGAAACGTTGAGTCGGCTGCCTGAGGTCCGACTTGGTTCGCAATCCCCCGTCTATTTGACGGAACCCCAGGACGTCCGGAATCAACCCTGGTTCGCCAATCAGGTCGTCTCTTTGGACTGCGGGCCTGTCTGGACGGCCCAGGAACTCTTGCGAACGCTCCTGGAAATCGAAGACCGCATGGGGAGGGTCCGCGAACGAGACAAAGGCCCGCGAATCATCGATCTGGATCTGCTGCTTTTCGGCTCACAGTGTTACGATTTTCCTGAGTTGACCCTGCCGCATCCGCGCCTCCGTGAAAGGGCCTTCGTCCTCGTTCCCCTGCGCGA contains the following coding sequences:
- a CDS encoding AAA family ATPase; amino-acid sequence: MLDNTTAPRSSVQQARKDVTSPKRKTRTIAVASGKGGAGKTSVAACLAWILAEQGRRVCLVDVDLGLSNVDVLLGITPGHTLEEVVIDNLPMEQAITRVRPGLDVISGGSGIAALTEMTKAKQIDFLKKIKSLDSYDFLLLDNAPGIHRQVVAFCLAAREQVIVVNPEPTSVTDGYALLKVLRQNGLRRPPYILLNKVKEGFDHATLIKRFAAVCKKHLGALILPLGAVPEDPVFHVASTRSVLPVAFRPQAPGSLALTRVANLIVKRMAPETLHSHFHGFWAASLFTMFQGLHLPADGASTASPKTSPPSAAPPASPEAETRPSVQDVVQRLDHVVAELADTVAKSIRHPQASPSEDASEAAHRLALTAERLQRLAEIWKKAAMSSLKASTANPDAKP
- a CDS encoding LL-diaminopimelate aminotransferase gives rise to the protein MPNFKPARRLAQLPPYLFAEIDRVKNEVKAKGVDIIDLGVGDPDLPTPDFIIQSMNKAVAKSEHHRYPSYSGLNSFRECVARWYKSRFGVTLDPTSQVLSLIGSKEGLAHFPLAFVDPGDLVMTSTPNYPVYPIATMFAGGETHFVPLTESTDFLPDLDAIPEDVWKRAKIFFLNYPNNPTSAMAPRSFYEKLIAKAREFGTILVHDAAYSEMYYNPANKPLSILEIPGAMDVAIEFHSLSKTYNMTGWRVGMAVGNQELVQGLGKIKSNIDSGIFQAVQEAGITALDHGEAFAQEMRDIYKGRRDVVVAELAKIGLECRSPEATFYVWTKVPQGRDSTGFVAEVLQKTGVVVTPGNGFGTPGEGYFRIALTVGEDRLLEALARIAKL
- the folK gene encoding 2-amino-4-hydroxy-6-hydroxymethyldihydropteridine diphosphokinase, which produces MTQSRTTRAFISLGSNLGDQEDNLRQARETLSRLPEVRLGSQSPVYLTEPQDVRNQPWFANQVVSLDCGPVWTAQELLRTLLEIEDRMGRVRERDKGPRIIDLDLLLFGSQCYDFPELTLPHPRLRERAFVLVPLRDIAPELVFPDGTNLSEVLDRLSFHVQGRGIFQ